One Columba livia isolate bColLiv1 breed racing homer chromosome 26, bColLiv1.pat.W.v2, whole genome shotgun sequence genomic window, AGTGACAAGTCAGAGGTAAGGGTTTCAGAATGCATGTTTGTTTAGATGAAGCTTTTGCAATGTGGGCTGCTAATGAGGAACGCAAGCCTTGTCAGCATCCGACTTGCGGGTTTGCCTTGTGCAATGTGGATAATGAGTTCAGACAATGAAAGCTGTGAGAAATCGCAGCGCGATCTGTTGGGATCCCCGTCTCCCCCACCCCAAggtgtgtggggctgtgcagggaAGCTGGGCTGCTGCGCGCTGCCCCAGCCACTGTCTTACCTTCCCACACCCGGGAAGGGGATGCGGAGACTTAGTCGCAATATTGATCGGTTCGCTGGAGCTCGTTGCTGATACTGGACCAGCGCCGGGGTCCTGGCGGCTGCGGTGCAGAGGCTGAGAGCTGCGCCGTGGCTGCagtgccctgcctgctccccacCGACTCCAGGGACAGCAGTGTGCTGAGCAATGAGGGGACCAGGCAGTTAAGCAGGTGCTGTCTCAATATCGTGGTGGTCTCGCCTAACTCAGCCTCCTGCAGAGGACGGCAGCCATGGGGGCACAGCAGGCACCTGGTGGGTGCGGGGTAAGTATGTTCTCCCTGGGTTTTCAGATGGGGGATCAGTGGGGAAATGGTTAACAGCAACCACGGTAATAATTAGACGCCTGTGATAACAGCCCGTGCTGATGTACAGGGGAAGCGCTGCTGGATCTGGGTGCTGGGCTGCCAGCCCGCGGGCTGGCGAGGGCGCAGGGCTGGTGGTAGTGAGGGACGTTTCCACCTCCATCCTCCCGGTCCCCCGTGCCAGCTGAGCTGGGGAGCTGCGAGACGCGGGCTCAAGGGACTGGGGAATGGTGACCCCTGGACTGCTGGGGTTTCTTGTAGGTTCAGGTGTGTGCGTTCCCTTGGAGATGGATGAGGGGGTGTTCAGGTGATGCAGTTTGGGTTTGAAGGGGTGTCTTataataaaatgaattaaaataggATAATACCGACAGAAGCAAAGGTTGCACGGCATGACAGCCATGGAGCCTTTGCTCTCCTGCACAGAGGTTGGTGGGTACCAGTGCAAAAAATCCTGTTACTCGCaagtccatggatgtggggcaGGGCTTACCGTGCTGTTTGTGGCCGTCAGCTTTATGCTGAGATCCTGCCGGGACCCAGCACTTGCAGTAAAACATCTGCCTGGAGTGTTCTCCAGTTTGAATGATTTTGTCCAAAGTCCACCTGCGACCCTGAAGCAGATGAGCTCCTGACTGCCCCATCACCCATCCCTGCCATGGGGCCGGGGCCGTGGAGGCTGGGAGGGAGGGTGGCAGCCATACGGCGGGCCTGGGAACGCTGCGACATGCCTGGAAACCACCCTGGAAAAAGGGCTGGTTTCAGCTGGATTAGCTCCCCAGCCCCGGCGCTGCgagagcagcagctccaccCTGAGGGACGCGGGCCGGGGTGCAGCAGCACCCGCACCAGGGTGCAGGGGCATGGGGGTGACCCCTGAGCACAGCCCAAATGAGCCGGCCATGCCAGCGTGTGCAGGTAGTGGCAGAGCAGAGTGTAAACCCCACATTTCCATCACCCAGGCTAGGCTTAGGCAGGCAGAGTGCTTCTCTGCTGCGCTGCTGCCGTGAGGCTGCAGTGAACACTAGAGCTGGGGCCAGGTCAGCCCCCCCAGCCTGTCGGGATGGACCCGcagggggacagtggggacacacAGGTAAGAGAGGTAGGGATGACTTccctggggctgtgcaaggGTGACTTGTCACCTCCCGAGGATGGACATGCCCATCTTTGCCTGAGCCCCTGGCAGACGCAGACACAGCCTTCAGCCGTGCCCACCAGCAACAGCCTCCAAGCGCCATCCCCTGGGACTGTGGCTTCCCCACATGCCCTGTGCAGCGGGTGGCATGGGCTGCTGCAGGATGTCCCCGTTGCAAACCACGCGAGCTCTGCAGGGCTCTCTGCTGTGCCCCCCTGTCCTGGGGTGCAGGTTGCTATAACCCCTCAAAACCGCAGAACTTTCGTCCCTGACTGACATTCAGTGAGTCATGGGACCATAGAAGGCTCCAAGCTACGTGACGTTTTACATAATAGAAATAGGTTTGATTCTTCAGCGACTACAGCTAATTCCAAGGGCAGTTTCTGGTGTGCGGTACCGGAGCTGTGTGTGCTGGGATGGCTCTGGTGCAGCTTCAGACGCTGCTCTGGGTTTGGGAGAAGCAGCGCACCCCAGGCTGCAGCCTGCTACCCAGCTTCTCTGCTTCCCTTTGCTCCCACCCAACATGCCACCCCCTGCGCAAGTGAGGAGAGCAATGGAAATACCCCAGTAAAAAACTTCCTGATGTTTTACAATGCTGGAGCACAAGCGCTCCCGGAGCGGCGCCTGTGGCACTGCTAATCGCAGCGTTACTcggagcagctgctgtgctgggcaccACGCAGGGAGGGCACGGAGCTGGTGCTgagtggggctggtgctggtggggggGCCCGTGCTGCTGCGGCACGGCCCCGGAGCGACTCCCCGCAGGCAGGAGCCTCTTCTCGGCTCTTCCCCATGAGCGGGTCACAGCACGGCTCTGCAGATCCGGGGAATGCAGTGCAGAAGCTGGTGGAAGGAGTCAGACCTCAACAATGCTGCGGAGAACTCTGCTGCCAGAttgggttttattattttattttttcagtgaagtTTATGGGTTAGGGATTTTGGCACTCGGATAGAATATCAAATGAAGACCTTCTGGTTCGGAAATTTGACTTAATGCAGCCTTCTTTTATTGCTTCAAGGATTAGGCAGAACAAAGTGGCTCTGCATGTGCATGGGCAGAGATGTTTGCTGCTGGAGTCACATGAGACACCCCGTGGCAGCTGCGACGACCCAGCCATACGTGGGACCTTCTTCCACGGAGGCTTTCACAGCGCTCTCATGTAGCATTAGCACTGTTTCTGTCTTGCCGATAGCAAAACCCCCCTGAGAAAGACAGCAAGAGACTTTCCCAAAGAGAATGAGGGCCCTCAACCCCAATACTTGAGGCATGgtgccgtggggctggcaggggaggcagGAGCTTTGCCCGTGGGGTCACCCGGCGCAGGGCACGGGGttcagggagcagcagcactgtgggCACGTCTTTGTGTGCCTGTAAAATAGGAGTAACGGTGCCACAGGGCTGAGAGAGCTGCCTGGGGCACCCGGGCAGACAGGTGTTTGGTGTCGCTGGTCCTGCAGGTTTGATTCTTCAGCTTGCGGTGCCAGGTTTGTGCCACAGCAGCCACGCAGCCGGCACTGAGCCGCCCTTCGGTGCTCGCTCTTTGCTGAGGCCGGCTCTGGTGATGCTCCCTGAGCACGGCTGGACGAGGCTCCCGCCCCATGTGCCTGCAGGCACTCGCCTCCCCGTCTGGTTCCTGACACCCGTGTCTCCTGGGGACGATGTTCACTTGGGAGCTGGCTGGCCCCGCTCCCTCACCGGGCAGGGGAGCCGTGCCGCCACACCTGGGGCCGGAGTGCTGGATGTCTTGGGCGAGCGCTGCCTGCCGGAGAGTTTTGCCAAGGGAGGGCAAGGCATGCAGCAAGATAACGGCGTGTGTGGGCTCCTGCTTGTTTGAAAGATGCCTCTTCTCCTGCTGGCTATATCCCACCTGGTGCCGTTCAGCCGCACTGCAATAGCAGCTCAGCCACTCCTGGGATAGGGCTGGACTAGAGAGGGTGCAGGGGGCTCGTGGTGGCCACGAGGCCTCCTGATGCGGGGTGCAGGAGGCTGCGCCAGCATCCTACTGCTGCTCGACACTGGCCCGGTGAGCCCCTAAACAGACTCCCAAGGTGAAATTCAGTTTTTGTATCTAGTTCCAGGGCCTGGATCCCTAAATTCCCCTGCACATGTGACCATCAGCTACCTGACAGTTCCGGGGGTCcgttcctcctgctgctggaacCGGACTTTGTCCTGAGTCCAGCCCTCGCACAAGCATCTGGTCCTTCTCTCCCAGGCTCAGTAAACCTTTGGAGAGCCCGTTTACATTACGGATAGCCTGATACATTCAGCAAGAGGCAATATATCAGCAATTTAGTTATTGTGGATTAGGTCTTGAATATCCTGGGGATATAATGTTGGTCTTTCTCACCTTGTGTGTAGGAGGACTAATGGTAAATTATCTGGATGGTTTACATTTTCTGGTTTGTATTGGAGCTCCCAAGGACCAATTTATCCTGATTGAATTGCAAACAAGGCTTACTGTCATCTCAGATGCAGGGGCCAGGTCTCTCCATCAATTAATTCAGAGCAATTCAGGTTACCCCAAATTCTTCCTGTCAATGGGATAATGGCATAAATCCTACTAATGTTTAGACTGGAAATTGTTTGCAGCAACCTGAGCTTGACTGatagctgcagcagcagaaagaacTATAATTTGTGTCCTGAGGTGAGGGTGGGAAGAGCTGGAAGCCCGGCCCTTCTGCTGCAGCCGGTGCTGGTGGGCATGCCGCAGGCACCGTGCGCTTGCAGGGACATTTTGAGATGGTGACGGTGCCTTTTCAGCATCCAGGATGCCAGTAGCTTTTCTGTGCTGAGCGAGAGCTGTGGCCAGAGGCCCAGGCTCAATTTGGGCTAGAAAGCAATGAAACGAGGAGGAAAAGTGTGTGCTTGTCTGGTCTAGTCTGTGCTCACGGCCCCAAGGTTTTCCATGGCACTTCCCTGCCCTTGTGCTGAACAAGCCCTGAGGGATGGGGTATGTGGCGGCAGCACAAGCTTCACACTGGCTCTTGGCACGCTGGGGCTGTGTTTGCTGCCGAAGAacatccctgctgctgtccccacacCGAGGGGACTTTGCTAAACTGGGAGTGTTGTGTAAACACTGCAGGACGCAGAGCAGGTTCAGCATGTGCTTCCTGTGAATGCGTTTCACCTGCAAACCTGCTGTGATTAAAAACGAGGGGAAGCCGGATGGGGTGGCCGCAATGTGGTCcctccagcacagctggtgCTCAGCGCTAATCTGGGGAGAGTTTGGGCCGTGCTGCACTGACACTGCCACATGCAAACCAGCCAGCACCCCTGGGGTCCTCCGACTGAGCCATGCATTGCCATATCACACCGTGCATTGCCATACTGTGCCGTGCCATCTGTCTGGAGGGCGCCTCCTGGCCCAGCTGCCTGTGCCACAGGGGAGCCCTGCGCTGTGCCCAGGTCCCTGCACATCAGCGTGGTGTGGAGGGGGCTCGGGGCTGGGATCCCTCTGTACAGCTCTCTGATCCGGTAAACACTCCCAACAGCCCAGCTTAAGCACTTGACAGTGTTTATAAAGCTGCTTGCAGCAAACAGACTTGGAAGTGCAGAACAAGTTGGTGTTTACACAAGCGactaattatttatttgaaactCCTGTGGATGAGCTGTGGGCTGTAACGACAAGCACATGGGGAGTGCTgtgctcctgccccagcagctcgACGGAGCcgcagcagggacaggggggAAAGTTCAAAGCCATCAGGGCAGGAGGATGACGGCAGCATTTGATGGCCTTTGGGCCTCGCTGCCACATGTGAGCCAAAGCTGCCGTGAGGCGTCTGTGCTGGGACACATCTTGGTGTCAAGGAACAAGCTCCTACAAggcccagcagcacctgggTTACATCTGCAGCAGCAACTCAGGATGCTGCCAGCCCACTGTGCTGCCGTGGGCAGCCCTCTCTGGTCAGGTATTTTGTTGCTGTAGCCGTAACCAGCCTACAGCTGGGCTGGAACAGGGGAGCTACTCCAGCCAGTGGCCCCTTGGTGGGTCCCCCAGCCCATGTTGGGCATGGGGGAGCCGGCACCCTGGGGACCATGTCCATCCCGCAGGCAGCACACGGGCTGTGGCCGGGCTTCCTTCCAGCACCATCGCCACTGGCCATTTGGGGCATTGGTGATTGCACAGTGATTATAAAGGGATTAAAacccttttctgtttcatttgatTTCACAGGGTGAATGTTGTCGCCTTTATTCccacacaacagcagccagTGGGGGGCTTTGCCAGCTGCAGAGGGACGAGCGTGACCCTGCCCGGCAGTGCCGGAGCTCTGGGTGCAGCCCGGAGGTGGCTGTTCCTGCACAGCAGCTCGGCAGGAGTGAGGCTCAGCGTCTCCTGGGCTGGCCGCACCCGCAGCCCTGCACCCTGGGCTGCCGTGGGCAATTTCCCACTGCTCTGGACTTTCTTTGCTCTCCAAGAAGTCcttgcagagcagctggtgTGTCACCCAGCCTGTCCTCCTGGCATAGCCATCTCATGGTCCTGTCCCACCACGCATGTTGGGCAactcacagctgctgcttggcGAGGGCAGAGTGGCACCAACAGCCGCGCTGGCTGCCCtaccctgggcagccctggcgGCGCAGGTCCCACGCTTGGTGCTGCCTCTGCCCACGCAGGCAGCGCTGACCCTTCCCAGCCGCTCCGGGGGAACGGGAGCTGGGAGGTTTGGAAATTCCCTCTGAGCAGAAACGCAGCGTTTTGGGCAGCTCACAGGACGATCCCGCCCCGTCCCCAGACAGCCCCGTTGCCAGCTTGAGACTGCAGGCTCGCTCTCTGCTCCTCCACCGGCCCCAGAGATGCCCACTTGATGGGAAACATCTTGTGCGCTTGGCATCCGCAGAGGCCATCTGCTATGTGAGGAGGGGCAGCCGAGGGGGACTGGCACCATTTTAAACAACTTGCAGCTATAACCGTGTGCAGCATCGGCAGATGGCAAAGCTGCGTTAGGCGTTCCGATATGTCTCACTGTTATTAAGCAATGCAGTGTCTCGGGGATGAGCTTGGAGGGAGATTCATTCTGCACCCCCTGTGTGCCGCTCCCCCGGTTCTCCCCATGATTTCCATGCTCTGCCGCCGCCATGCTGAGCCCAGCCGATATAGGAGCAATGTCGACTGGCGAGTTAatctgttctcttcttcctttgcaGTTCCTGTGAGCACATTTGGAACCTGCCAGCAGCTAACGCTCGCTGCCGGAGCCCCAGATGGGACTAGAGCCCAGCTCCTGCGCTCCTCACGGGGATGAAGGTAGAGCCATGTTACCTGCTACCTAAGCTCGCTGTCGCTGCTGTAGTGTGTGGATATGGTCCCGTACCAGGCTTTGCGCACAGACTCTCAGCTCTGATCCAGCCCGAGACGTTCTAGCGGCAGCAGAGGGATCCCCAGCTGTGGATCGGCTCCTCCAACCACCCTGCCACGGAGGGGCCGCAGCGCTGGAGCGTTACTATGCAGCTTGGactgtttgtggtggtggtttttctAAGCTCAATGGATCTAACAGGCAGCAGCAAAGTGGTGAAGGGCAAGAGGCAAAGACGAAGTATGTATGAAACGCTTTTCTTCTCTACTTCTTCTTGCGATGCTTTGCGCGGATGGTGAATGTGTTTGCCAACACAGAGCGCTGGGCAGAGCCTGGGGTGACCCTCGGCACTCCCCAGGTCCCTGTCGCATGTGGAGATGTGCAGTGCCCTGTCCCATGGGACCTGCCGCAGCCTTGAGCCGCCGGCGATCACCTCGGCGGCTGTCCCCGCTAACcccgcaggcagggacaggcagggacaggagggctGTGGGGGACCCGGGGTGCATGGGGGGTTTATTCTCCCTCCAGCCTGGCTGGCCCTCGGCCGGTCCCAGCCCGGGGCTCACACAGGGAAGCCGGGCTGAACCGGCACCAGAACAGCCCCATGGGTTGGCCGTCATTTCTGTACACTGGTTTTAGAACTGTTTTACattaaaactgctttaaattaaattatattaaaatgatGTTGTATTAAAACTGGGGTTGCTGAGCCCTGTGAGAACAGTGAAAACTTGACGTTGTGGCTAATGCCATAAAGCGCAATTTCCCGCGAGGGCCAGGTTTATCCTTTGTTACGAACGTAGGGCACTGGGGCTCAGTGCTGCGGGATGGACAGGGCTGGATCCCTGGGGGTCCCGGCAAATGTCAAGGAGATCCCAGTCCAGACCCAGCAAACCTCCTGGCACCGGGTGCAGAgggtctgtggggctggggacccctCTGCGTTCTGTGTCAGCGCCCGaggctgcggctgctgctggtcctgcagacccggcgctggggctgcgatgggggagctgctggggtcTCGGGTCACTGCGGAGGGGGAGGAAAGTTTTCTTACCTCTCAGTCTGGCATGTGAACACTGTGATGCTTTTGAAGTGTAGTAAACACAGTATTCAAaagaacactttttaaaatacacagcttTTCTATAAACAAGGACGCTGCTTGCATaataaactaataaaaataacctgcatTCTAGCCTGCAAAGAATGCTATTGGTTTCAAAACAAGCAGCATTTTCTATgataattaaaagcagaaaactctCAAGACATGGGATTGAGTATTTTTCTTGGACTGAATTTAGGAGCTGAGGACACATCTCTATTTTGGGGGCAGTGAAACCTCCTGCACTGCCAGACACAGTCAACATGAGCGAGGTCAGAGTGAGATCTAGCTGGGGATGCAGCCGGGCTTGAGGTGCAGCACAGAATCAGTCAGAGGGTTTTGCTCCGGCACCGCACAGCTCCATCCCGGCTGTCCGGCAGCGTGCCCACAGCTCAGGGCATCGGGCaccgggctgtgccggggcgGTGCCACGAGCCACGGTGAGGGTGTCAGTGCAGCGGGACCCCAGCCCTTGGAGTCACCCGTGATGTCGGtgttgtggggctggggatggggcaTACAGAGCCCCAGGGCACAGCTGGGCACCAACCGCTGCCTCTCTTGCTCTTGCAGTCAGCACCGAGCTgagccagggctgtgccagAGGCTGCGACCTGTGCTCCGAGTTCAACGGGTGCCTGAGATGTTCCCCCAAACTCTTCATCCTTCTGGAGAGGAATGATATCCGGCAAATTGGGATTTGCCTGCCATCTTGTCCACTGGGATACTTCGGCCTTCGTAACACAGACATGAACAAGTGCATCAGTGAGtatggggcaggagggagcggGCAGAACGAGGGCAGTATGGAAGGGGAGAAGGCAGTGCCGATCAGGGCAGCCATCTCCCCAGGGAATAACCCCATCATTTGTGCTGGTGATGGCCAAGGCACCTCGAGTGCCCAGCCTGGGGCTGCGTCTTTCAGCCAGAGCACCAGAAAGAAACTGGACATGGAAAAATGCGATCACTTCCCTGGCAGCTTCACACAAACCACCCTCGTGGCCAGATTTCCATCTAACCCCATTCCTTCGCAGCCCGtactggagctgcagctggagcagtggATATGGGACTTTATTCTTTGCACTGTCCCCCTTTGGCTGACTGATCCTCAAGTTGAACACCAGCCCAAACCTTTTCCACCCTGCCCAATTCCAatctggcagcagctgctgttggcCGCAGGAGccgcagcacagcagctctggccTGTACCAGGGGACCGCACAGAAAACTGACTCTAtctgagcagcacagccagggctggcaggacaTTGACTTGCCCTGGCTGTTGGCAGAGCCCCTGGAGCCAGGAGCAAACGCCAGTTAGCAGTCACAAGCTTCCTGAGGCTTTTGCTCACCTCGGGTTACGTGacgggttttttttgtgtgttttgtatttCCCCAGAATGCAAAATTGAGAACTGTGAGTCCTGTTTCAGTCGAAACTTTTGCACAAAATGTAAGGAAGGTTTGTATTTGCACAAAGGGAGATGTTACGTCACATGCCCCGAAGGCTACTCCGCTGCCAATGGCACCATGGAGTGCAGCAGTCCTGGTAAGTGATGCTCGGGCACCTTCCACTGAGCTTTCTGTGTGTCTGTTGCGCGTGGTTGCATGTATTGCTACAGTTTGGCTTGGAAGATAAAATGAGCCCCTCAGAGATGGCAGCTCATCGAACCCGTGTCGGGTGGGTGACGGTACAGGCCAGACCCAGCCCTTCAGAGGGCAGAGCCCTCTGGGAAGCAGCTGAGATGGGGAGCAGCACCCCAGCCTTGCTGCTGCCTGTCTGGGCTGTGACTCAGAGTCTGTGCAGTGTGCCAAGCAAGGGGGTGCCCCGGAAACTGAGGAAGCTGCTGGGGAAACACACGTACCCGTCCAGCCCAAAGTAGGGGAGAGGTGTGCAAGGGCTCCAGGAATCCTGAGACAGCAATGGACAAACGAGAGTCACTGCTGGCCTCTCTTGTTATCTGGCAGCACAATGTGAAATGAGTGAGTGGGGGCCCTGGGGGCCCTGCTCCAAGAAGAGGAAGCTCTGTGGTTTCAAGAAGGGCAATGAGGAGCGAACGCGGCAGATTCTGCAGGCTCCCTCTGGAGacgtgtccctgtgtcccgcCACCACGGAGCTGCGACGATGCACCGTGCAGAAGAACCAGTGCCCCGAAGGTGAGCAGGCATGGAATATCTCAccatccctccccagcaccctttATTTGTCAGGCACAAGCATTCAGCCCATTGTCCAATATTACAAATGGGCTGCTCGTCTCACTCCCCCTCTGCAGTATGGGGAACACAATGTGACGGCAGCAAGAGACCCTGGGTGTAACCGGCACAGACCCCAGGGGTCATACCCAGCACGGCTGGTCGTGTGTCCCACGGGCTGTCAGATATTTTAGCTCCTTTCCTGGGCAGAAAGCAGCAAGGATCTGAGCAGCAAAGGTGCACACCTGTGCGCTGTGGTGGTGGGAGCCGTCTTCTTCTCCACCTGAGTGCTTAGGTCTGTGTTTTTCCCAGGAATGTGTCTTCAGGATGAACGGTGGTTTGGTCATCCTCTCATGGGATGGACAAGGATTGCAGCCGGGTTGAGTGTTTTGAGGGAAACCGGTTCTGAGCAGTAGCTAACACCGCAGGGATTAAAGAGCCGGGCATGGGGAGGCAGACACAGACGATCTGCTCCGCTGATGCACCCGGCAGCCTGCGTTAGCTAAGGGGCTTGGTATGCAGCCGCAGAGCAATGCAAGTGTTAACACTTCTGATGGAGACCGACAATTACACAGCTAAATCCAGATTTGCTCCTTCTTCCCTGTTTATACCTAGGCAAGAGCTTTCAATGCAAAGCGCAGCCTGGCAGACGGGTGGCTTGGGGGCACCCCTGCGCGGGGAGGGTGCAGGCCCTTGGGCCACCCCCAGCAGCAAAGGGCCATGGGCCAGCTCGTTCTGCTAGGGAGCCTCACCGTGCCCCTTTGCTTTCctgcagggaaaaggaagaaaaaggaagagcaaggaaagcaagacaatgcgAATGGGAACAGAAATCGGAAAGACACCAAAGACGCTAAGTCTGGCAccaagaggaggaagagcaaaCAGAGAGGGGCCGTGGTCCCCGTGACGTccgccagccctgcccagtAGCTGCCCCTTTTCGTCACCTGATGGCAAGACTTCATTGCTGCTATGTATATGAAAGCTTTAATGAACCAGAGCACTGCTACACAACACGTACACATGTCCAGAAAGACAGACATATACTCCCAGACCGACCCACAGACCCAATGGAAACCACATACACAATATTTAAGGAGGCTGCAGACGCGCGCGCTGCCCGGGAGCGCGGAAGGACGCTGCCGAGGAGCGGGACGGAGCGAA contains:
- the RSPO1 gene encoding R-spondin-1 isoform X2; this encodes MGLEPSSCAPHGDEVSTELSQGCARGCDLCSEFNGCLRCSPKLFILLERNDIRQIGICLPSCPLGYFGLRNTDMNKCIKCKIENCESCFSRNFCTKCKEGLYLHKGRCYVTCPEGYSAANGTMECSSPAQCEMSEWGPWGPCSKKRKLCGFKKGNEERTRQILQAPSGDVSLCPATTELRRCTVQKNQCPEGKRKKKEEQGKQDNANGNRNRKDTKDAKSGTKRRKSKQRGAVVPVTSASPAQ
- the RSPO1 gene encoding R-spondin-1 isoform X1; translation: MQLGLFVVVVFLSSMDLTGSSKVVKGKRQRRISTELSQGCARGCDLCSEFNGCLRCSPKLFILLERNDIRQIGICLPSCPLGYFGLRNTDMNKCIKCKIENCESCFSRNFCTKCKEGLYLHKGRCYVTCPEGYSAANGTMECSSPAQCEMSEWGPWGPCSKKRKLCGFKKGNEERTRQILQAPSGDVSLCPATTELRRCTVQKNQCPEGKRKKKEEQGKQDNANGNRNRKDTKDAKSGTKRRKSKQRGAVVPVTSASPAQ